The Leadbettera azotonutricia ZAS-9 genome has a window encoding:
- a CDS encoding L-fucose/L-arabinose isomerase family protein encodes MTKLTFALFFGNRGFFPGELIADARRELIQAVEKAGYGYIAMDEKLTRFGAVETREEGRKYAAFLREHAGQFQGVILCMPNFSDENGAQAALSEAGVPILVQAYRDMPGKMDFAHRRDSMCGKFAMCNVLRQCGIKYTIIPPFTVDPGEEVFQEHLQKFAGICRIVKTMRRMNLGSFGARTTAFKTVRVDEIGLQRHGINIESFDLSQIFRLMKEADSGRIEAKKKKLLETTQFNYEAAKLDTISRLGVVIDNYIEEYQLDAVAIRCWDELELSFGVAPCLLLGELNERGIAAGCEVDIANAIIMKAISLAGDSAPMLLDINNNFGLDDNKSILFHCGPVPISLMEGKGITEEHLMFRKSLGAGSGVGINHGQIRQNLPVTFGSAKTEDGKIWAFLGEGYLTGDAIEEGFFGCGVVMEHPRMGEIVDYVGKEGYRHHLSLTAGKTAWAVREALEKYLGYEIHSF; translated from the coding sequence ATGACCAAACTTACATTCGCTCTATTTTTCGGGAACCGGGGTTTTTTCCCCGGTGAGCTCATTGCCGATGCGCGCAGGGAGCTTATCCAGGCTGTGGAAAAGGCCGGGTATGGCTATATCGCCATGGACGAGAAGCTGACCCGCTTTGGGGCTGTGGAAACCAGGGAGGAGGGGCGGAAGTACGCCGCGTTCCTCAGGGAGCATGCGGGGCAGTTCCAGGGGGTCATACTCTGTATGCCCAACTTCAGCGACGAAAACGGGGCCCAGGCTGCCCTGAGCGAGGCTGGGGTGCCCATACTGGTGCAGGCTTACCGGGATATGCCGGGGAAGATGGATTTTGCCCACCGCAGGGATTCCATGTGCGGCAAATTTGCCATGTGCAATGTGCTGCGGCAGTGCGGTATCAAGTACACCATAATCCCTCCTTTTACGGTTGATCCGGGGGAAGAGGTTTTCCAGGAGCATCTGCAAAAATTCGCAGGCATTTGCCGCATTGTAAAGACCATGCGGCGCATGAATCTGGGCTCCTTTGGCGCCAGGACCACGGCTTTCAAAACCGTGAGGGTGGACGAGATCGGGCTTCAGCGGCACGGCATCAATATCGAAAGCTTTGACCTTTCCCAGATTTTCCGTCTCATGAAAGAAGCGGATTCAGGACGTATCGAGGCAAAAAAGAAGAAGCTCCTCGAAACTACCCAGTTCAATTACGAGGCTGCAAAGCTGGACACTATTTCCCGCCTTGGGGTGGTTATTGACAATTATATAGAAGAATACCAGCTTGACGCTGTTGCAATAAGGTGCTGGGACGAACTGGAGCTGAGTTTCGGCGTGGCGCCCTGCCTGCTCCTCGGCGAGCTGAACGAACGGGGCATTGCCGCGGGCTGCGAAGTGGATATTGCCAACGCCATTATCATGAAGGCCATATCCCTGGCCGGGGACTCGGCCCCTATGCTGCTGGATATCAACAATAACTTTGGCTTGGACGACAACAAGAGCATACTTTTCCACTGCGGGCCTGTGCCTATTTCGTTAATGGAGGGCAAGGGCATTACCGAGGAGCACCTGATGTTCAGGAAGAGCCTCGGCGCCGGTTCCGGGGTGGGTATCAACCATGGGCAGATCAGGCAGAACCTGCCTGTGACCTTTGGCAGCGCCAAAACAGAGGACGGCAAAATCTGGGCTTTCCTGGGCGAGGGCTATCTCACCGGCGATGCCATAGAAGAAGGCTTCTTCGGCTGCGGCGTGGTCATGGAACATCCCCGCATGGGGGAAATCGTTGACTATGTGGGAAAAGAAGGGTATCGTCATCACTTGAGCCTCACTGCGGGCAAAACAGCCTGGGCAGTGCGGGAAGCCCTGGAGAAATACCTGGGCTACGAAATCCACTCGTTCTGA
- a CDS encoding LacI family DNA-binding transcriptional regulator, whose product MNVNVREAPKRVTLKDIAQKTGFTINTVSRALKNKSDISEKTKKIIDKAAKAMGYVRDAAAGSMRSGQTNTLAVIVGDIANPFFGTLVRDIEFNAKQAGFSIIIYNTNENSRQEEEAIFSAYSKKVDGIIICPVQENTDNIKLLQKLPLPFVLVGRYFRDIEVDTVHWDDVKVGELAAGYLLDRGHTNILYAGGPLYISSGTDRLQGYRDAHKKRGIRVKEDLIKITDIKEGKTRDAIIQVLKDKIPFTAIMAHSDLMAYEIIYALRGRFPHIQVTGCDNLQEKLMIPLNFPTVGSKEDEAKLCIDILMDKIQNKIGGKPVVKVLDVVLKTPENSIL is encoded by the coding sequence TTGAACGTTAATGTGCGGGAAGCCCCAAAACGTGTCACCCTCAAGGATATAGCCCAAAAAACCGGCTTTACCATCAATACAGTGTCCAGGGCTCTGAAAAACAAGAGCGATATCTCGGAAAAGACAAAAAAAATCATCGACAAGGCCGCCAAAGCCATGGGGTATGTACGGGATGCTGCTGCTGGTTCCATGAGATCGGGTCAGACCAACACACTGGCAGTCATCGTAGGCGATATAGCCAACCCCTTTTTCGGCACCCTGGTACGGGATATCGAATTCAATGCTAAACAGGCTGGTTTTTCAATTATTATTTACAACACTAACGAAAATTCCCGACAGGAAGAAGAGGCTATTTTTTCAGCTTATAGTAAAAAAGTTGATGGCATCATTATCTGCCCTGTCCAGGAGAATACGGACAACATCAAACTGCTCCAGAAACTGCCTCTGCCTTTTGTGCTGGTCGGACGGTATTTCAGAGACATCGAAGTGGATACTGTTCATTGGGATGATGTTAAAGTAGGAGAACTGGCTGCCGGTTATCTCCTCGATCGGGGGCATACCAATATCCTCTATGCCGGCGGTCCTCTGTACATTTCGAGCGGCACCGACCGTTTGCAGGGTTATCGCGATGCCCATAAAAAACGGGGAATTCGGGTTAAAGAAGATCTGATTAAAATTACTGATATTAAAGAAGGAAAAACCAGGGATGCCATCATCCAGGTATTGAAAGATAAGATCCCCTTTACCGCTATTATGGCCCACAGTGATCTCATGGCCTACGAAATAATCTACGCCCTAAGGGGCCGCTTTCCCCATATTCAGGTAACAGGCTGCGACAATCTTCAGGAAAAACTCATGATACCTCTAAATTTTCCGACGGTGGGTTCCAAAGAAGATGAAGCAAAATTGTGCATTGATATTTTAATGGACAAGATACAAAATAAAATAGGCGGTAAACCGGTCGTCAAGGTTCTCGATGTGGTGCTCAAGACGCCGGAGAATTCTATATTATAA